A window of the Capricornis sumatraensis isolate serow.1 chromosome 9, serow.2, whole genome shotgun sequence genome harbors these coding sequences:
- the LOC138086328 gene encoding sperm-associated acrosin inhibitor-like translates to MSFFSSWIKAIFIIGLAFPLYSETAFVPSGEIRKRPECNVYKDQLHFCTKEKDPICATNGQTYSNKCNFCSKKLENRGNFDFSHWGRCC, encoded by the exons ATGTCCTTCTTCTCATCATGGATCAAAGCTATTTTCATCATTGGTTTGGCATTTCCACTTTATTCTG AAACTGCTTTTGTACCTTCCGGAGAAATTCGCAAAAGG CCAGAATGTAACGTGTATAAGGATCAATTACACTTTtgcacaaaagaaaaagatccaATCTGTGCAACGAATGGCCAAACATACTCCAATAAATGCAATTTCTGCAGTAAAAAGCT agaaaacagaggaaattTTGATTTCAGTCATTGGGGTCGTTGTTGCTGA